A single Sorex araneus isolate mSorAra2 chromosome 8, mSorAra2.pri, whole genome shotgun sequence DNA region contains:
- the CIAO2B gene encoding cytosolic iron-sulfur assembly component 2B — MVGGGGGGGMGGGLLENANPLIYERSGERPVTAGEEDEQVPDSIDAREIFDLIRSINDPEHPLTLEELNVVEQVRVQVSDPESTVAVAFTPTIPHCSMATLIGLSIKVKLLRSLPQRFKMDVHITPGTHASEHAVNKQLADKERVAAALENTHLLEVVNQCLSSRS, encoded by the exons ATGgtgggaggcggcggcggcggcgggatgGGGGGCGGCCTCCTGGAGAACGCCAACCCCCTGATCTACGAGCGCTCCGGGGAACGGCCGGTGACGGCGGGCGAGGAGGACGAGCAGGTCCCGGACAGCATCGACGCGCGGGAGATTTTCG ATCTGATTCGCTCCATCAACGACCCAGAACATCCACTGACACTGGAAGAACTGAACGTCGTGGAGCAAGTCCGAGTTCAG GTGAGTGACCCAGAGAGCACCGTGGCCGTGGCCTTCACCCCCACCATCCCGCACTGCAGCATGGCCACCCTGATTGGCCTGTCCATCAAAGTCAAGCTCCTGCGATCCCTTCCCCAGCGCTTCAAG ATGGATGTGCATATCACCCCAGGGACCCATGCTTCGGAGCACGCAG TGAACAAGCAGCTCGCCGATAAGGAGCGGGTTGCAGCTGCCCTGGAGAACACCCATCTGCTGGAAGTTGTGAACCAGTGTCTGTCCTCCCGCTCCTGA
- the CES2 gene encoding cocaine esterase, with the protein MWPDNLSARLVTVVYGILLLLVQAQGQDSASPIRTTRLGQVRGSLVHLKGTNASVHTFLGLPFAKPPLGPLRFAPPEPPEAWSGIKDGTAHPNFCLQNMPVMTGIPQKITMSLQPASMSEDCLYLNIYAPSHAREGSSLPVMVWIHGGGLVMGMASMYDGSVLAAFEDVVVVIIQYRLGILGFFSTGDRHASGNWGYLDQVAALRWVQQNIASFGGDPGRVTIFGTSSGGTSVSSLVVSPMSKGLFHGAIMESGVALMPGLITSSSEVVSKMVAEGSGCGQGDSEALVKCLRGKSKEEILVINKPFKMIPGVVDGTFLPRHPQELLLSADFQPVPSIIGVNNDEYGWHLPRVMRKSDTEKKIDRKTIKKILQEVFAKMELPPELSDLMMEEYMGDSEDPEILQAQFQELMEDFIFVIPGLQVANFQRSRAPVYFYEFQHRPSYIKDKKPPHVKADHGDEVVFVFGIFTWIHDIEFTEEELLLSRMMMKYWANFARSGNPNSEDLLHWPKLDHEEQYLQLSLQPALGQALKAPQLQFWTKTLPQKIREFTEAQERRKEL; encoded by the exons ATGTGGCCCGACAACCTGTCTGCGCGCTTAGTCACCGTGGTCTATGGGATCCTGCTTCTCCTTGTCCAGGCCCAGG GCCAGGATTCTGCCAGCCCCATCAGGACCACACGCCTGGGCCAGGTTCGGGGGAGCCTGGTGCACTTGAAGGGCACCAATGCGAGCGTCCACACCTTCCTCGGCCTTCCCTTTGCCAAGCCGCCCCTAGGGCCATTGCGATTTGcaccccctgagccccctgaAGCTTGGAGTGGTATCAAGGATGGAACCGCCCACCCAAACTT CTGTCTGCAGAACATGCCTGTGATGACTGGAATACCTCAAAAAATTACCATGAGCCTGCAACCCGCCTCCATGTCTGAAGACTGTTTGTACCTCAACATCTACGCTCCTTCCCATGCCCGCGAGGGCTCTAGTTTGCCG GTGATGGTATGGATCCACGGCGGGGGACTGGTGATGGGCATGGCCTCCATGTATGACGGCTCAGTGCTGGCAGCCTTCGAggatgtggtggtggtgataaTCCAGTATCGCCTGGGCATTCTGGGCTTCTTCAG CACTGGCGACAGACACGCCTCCGGAAACTGGGGCTATCTGGACCAAGTAGCTGCTCTGCGCTGGGTCCAGCAGAATATTGCCAGCTTTGGGGGCGACCCAGGCCGCGTCACCATTTTCGGCACGTCCTCAGGTGGCACAAGTGTGTCCTCACTCGTAGTGTCACCCATGTCCAAAGGACTCTTCCACGGGGCTATCATGGAGAGTGGTGTCGCCCTGATGCCCGGCCTCATCACCAGCTCATCAGAGGTGGTGTCCAAG ATGGTGGCCGAAGGTTCTGGCTGTGGCCAGGGGGACTCCGAGGCCCTGGTGAAGTGTCTGCGAGGCAAGAGCAAGGAAGAAATACTGGTCATCAATAAG CCCTTTAAGATGATCCCCGGCGTGGTGGACGGCACCTTCCTGCCCAGGCACCCGCAGGAGCTGCTGCTTTCAGCCGACTTCCAGCCTGTTCCCAGCATCATCGGTGTCAACAATGACGAGTACGGCTGGCACCTCCCCAGG GTCATGCGGAAATCTGACACTGAAAAGAAAATCGACAGAAAGACGATAAAGAAGATATTGCAGGAAGTCTTCGCCAAGATG GAATTGCCTCCTGAGCTCAGTGACCTGATGATGGAGGAGTACATGGGGGACAGCGAGGACCCCGAGATCCTCCAAGCCCAGTTCCAAGAGTTGATGGAAGACTTCATCTTCGTGATCCCTGGACTCCAAGTAGCCAATTTCCAGC GTTCCCGGGCTCCTGTCTATTTCTACGAGTTTCAGCACCGGCCCAGCTATATCAAGGACAAAAAGCCACCTCATGTCAAGGCGGACCATGGTGATGAAGTTGTCTTTGTCTTTGGAATCTTCACCTGGATCCACGACA TTGAATTCACGGAGGAGGAACTGCTGCTGAGCAGGATGATGATGAAGTACTGGGCCAACTTTGCTCGAAGTGG GAACCCCAACAGTGAGGACCTGCTTCACTGGCCCAAGTTGGATCATGAGGAGCAGTACCTGCAGCTGAGCCTGCAGCCGGCACTGGGCCAGGCCCTGAAGGCACCCCAGCTCCAATTCTGGACCAAGACGCTGCCGCAGAAGATCAGGGAGTTCACAGAGGCCCAGGAGAGGCGCAAAGAGCTGTAG